One region of Bombus affinis isolate iyBomAffi1 chromosome 5, iyBomAffi1.2, whole genome shotgun sequence genomic DNA includes:
- the LOC126916885 gene encoding uncharacterized protein LOC126916885 isoform X7, with the protein MFTSSLFSKSTRYVAQARHLPDVIGNLVFLHLFQLAVVFYVLRSGSIIYLCGIPACTLPSTMINCGLDGCHTLCFTNMGLWPVFAYTLPFTIVNCSQGFHYPHYSTSSTTLHTTVLCYLLKTFRLLFISVMLSHGHKSVRACANCRKKRKICEWYEMT; encoded by the exons atgt ttacttcgtctttattctccaagtctacacgctacgtcgctcaagcaagacacctacccgacgtaattggcaatcttgtt ttcttgcatttgtttcagctggcagtcgtattctatgttctacggagtggatccataatttatctctgcggaattcctgcatgtacacttccttctacaatgattaattgtggactag atggctgtcatacgttatgttttacgaatatgggcttatggcctgtctttgcatatacacttccttttacaatagttaattgttcacaag gtttccattatccgcattattcgacgagcagcactacactacatactactgtactgtgttaccttctgaaaacgtttcgtttattgtttatttcg gttatgttgagtcatggacacaaaagcgtccgcgcctgtgcgaactgt cgcaagaagaggaagatatgtgaatggtacgagatgacgtga
- the LOC126916885 gene encoding uncharacterized protein LOC126916885 isoform X3, with translation MSLVYVCIIIACSSLRMRENCFTLATDFQNGCLFTSSLFSKSTRYVAQARHLPDVIGNLVLAVVFYVLRSGSIIYLCGIPACTLPSTMINCGLDGCHTLCFTNMGLWPVFAYTLPFTIVNCSQGFHYPHYSTSSTTLHTTVLCYLLKTFRLLFISVMLSHGHKSVRACANCRKKRKICEWYEMT, from the exons atgtctctagtatatg tgtgtataattattgcatgtagttcattgcgcatgcgtgagaactgcttcacgctcgcgacggatttccaaaatggatgtttgt ttacttcgtctttattctccaagtctacacgctacgtcgctcaagcaagacacctacccgacgtaattggcaatcttgtt ctggcagtcgtattctatgttctacggagtggatccataatttatctctgcggaattcctgcatgtacacttccttctacaatgattaattgtggactag atggctgtcatacgttatgttttacgaatatgggcttatggcctgtctttgcatatacacttccttttacaatagttaattgttcacaag gtttccattatccgcattattcgacgagcagcactacactacatactactgtactgtgttaccttctgaaaacgtttcgtttattgtttatttcg gttatgttgagtcatggacacaaaagcgtccgcgcctgtgcgaactgt cgcaagaagaggaagatatgtgaatggtacgagatgacgtga
- the LOC126916885 gene encoding uncharacterized protein LOC126916885 isoform X2 has product MSLVYVCIIIACSSLRMRENCFTLATDFQNGCLFTSSLFSKSTRYVAQARHLPDVIGNLVFLHLFQLAVVFYVLRSGSIIYLCGIPACTLPSTMINCGLDGCHTLCFTNMGLWPVFAYTLPFTIVNCSQGFHYPHYSTSSTTLHTTVLCYLLKTFRLLFISVMLSHGHKSVRACANCVTQEEEDM; this is encoded by the exons atgtctctagtatatg tgtgtataattattgcatgtagttcattgcgcatgcgtgagaactgcttcacgctcgcgacggatttccaaaatggatgtttgt ttacttcgtctttattctccaagtctacacgctacgtcgctcaagcaagacacctacccgacgtaattggcaatcttgtt ttcttgcatttgtttcagctggcagtcgtattctatgttctacggagtggatccataatttatctctgcggaattcctgcatgtacacttccttctacaatgattaattgtggactag atggctgtcatacgttatgttttacgaatatgggcttatggcctgtctttgcatatacacttccttttacaatagttaattgttcacaag gtttccattatccgcattattcgacgagcagcactacactacatactactgtactgtgttaccttctgaaaacgtttcgtttattgtttatttcg gttatgttgagtcatggacacaaaagcgtccgcgcctgtgcgaactgtgtga cgcaagaagaggaagatatgtga
- the LOC126916885 gene encoding uncharacterized protein LOC126916885 isoform X9 translates to MFTSSLFSKSTRYVAQARHLPDVIGNLVLAVVFYVLRSGSIIYLCGIPACTLPSTMINCGLDGCHTLCFTNMGLWPVFAYTLPFTIVNCSQGFHYPHYSTSSTTLHTTVLCYLLKTFRLLFISVMLSHGHKSVRACANCRKKRKICEWYEMT, encoded by the exons atgt ttacttcgtctttattctccaagtctacacgctacgtcgctcaagcaagacacctacccgacgtaattggcaatcttgtt ctggcagtcgtattctatgttctacggagtggatccataatttatctctgcggaattcctgcatgtacacttccttctacaatgattaattgtggactag atggctgtcatacgttatgttttacgaatatgggcttatggcctgtctttgcatatacacttccttttacaatagttaattgttcacaag gtttccattatccgcattattcgacgagcagcactacactacatactactgtactgtgttaccttctgaaaacgtttcgtttattgtttatttcg gttatgttgagtcatggacacaaaagcgtccgcgcctgtgcgaactgt cgcaagaagaggaagatatgtgaatggtacgagatgacgtga
- the LOC126916885 gene encoding uncharacterized protein LOC126916885 isoform X1: MSLVYVCIIIACSSLRMRENCFTLATDFQNGCLFTSSLFSKSTRYVAQARHLPDVIGNLVFLHLFQLAVVFYVLRSGSIIYLCGIPACTLPSTMINCGLDGCHTLCFTNMGLWPVFAYTLPFTIVNCSQGFHYPHYSTSSTTLHTTVLCYLLKTFRLLFISVMLSHGHKSVRACANCRKKRKICEWYEMT; the protein is encoded by the exons atgtctctagtatatg tgtgtataattattgcatgtagttcattgcgcatgcgtgagaactgcttcacgctcgcgacggatttccaaaatggatgtttgt ttacttcgtctttattctccaagtctacacgctacgtcgctcaagcaagacacctacccgacgtaattggcaatcttgtt ttcttgcatttgtttcagctggcagtcgtattctatgttctacggagtggatccataatttatctctgcggaattcctgcatgtacacttccttctacaatgattaattgtggactag atggctgtcatacgttatgttttacgaatatgggcttatggcctgtctttgcatatacacttccttttacaatagttaattgttcacaag gtttccattatccgcattattcgacgagcagcactacactacatactactgtactgtgttaccttctgaaaacgtttcgtttattgtttatttcg gttatgttgagtcatggacacaaaagcgtccgcgcctgtgcgaactgt cgcaagaagaggaagatatgtgaatggtacgagatgacgtga
- the LOC126916885 gene encoding uncharacterized protein LOC126916885 isoform X8 has product MSLVYVTSSLFSKSTRYVAQARHLPDVIGNLVLAVVFYVLRSGSIIYLCGIPACTLPSTMINCGLDGCHTLCFTNMGLWPVFAYTLPFTIVNCSQGFHYPHYSTSSTTLHTTVLCYLLKTFRLLFISVMLSHGHKSVRACANCRKKRKICEWYEMT; this is encoded by the exons atgtctctagtatatg ttacttcgtctttattctccaagtctacacgctacgtcgctcaagcaagacacctacccgacgtaattggcaatcttgtt ctggcagtcgtattctatgttctacggagtggatccataatttatctctgcggaattcctgcatgtacacttccttctacaatgattaattgtggactag atggctgtcatacgttatgttttacgaatatgggcttatggcctgtctttgcatatacacttccttttacaatagttaattgttcacaag gtttccattatccgcattattcgacgagcagcactacactacatactactgtactgtgttaccttctgaaaacgtttcgtttattgtttatttcg gttatgttgagtcatggacacaaaagcgtccgcgcctgtgcgaactgt cgcaagaagaggaagatatgtgaatggtacgagatgacgtga
- the LOC126916885 gene encoding uncharacterized protein LOC126916885 isoform X6: protein MSLVYVTSSLFSKSTRYVAQARHLPDVIGNLVFLHLFQLAVVFYVLRSGSIIYLCGIPACTLPSTMINCGLDGCHTLCFTNMGLWPVFAYTLPFTIVNCSQGFHYPHYSTSSTTLHTTVLCYLLKTFRLLFISVMLSHGHKSVRACANCRKKRKICEWYEMT from the exons atgtctctagtatatg ttacttcgtctttattctccaagtctacacgctacgtcgctcaagcaagacacctacccgacgtaattggcaatcttgtt ttcttgcatttgtttcagctggcagtcgtattctatgttctacggagtggatccataatttatctctgcggaattcctgcatgtacacttccttctacaatgattaattgtggactag atggctgtcatacgttatgttttacgaatatgggcttatggcctgtctttgcatatacacttccttttacaatagttaattgttcacaag gtttccattatccgcattattcgacgagcagcactacactacatactactgtactgtgttaccttctgaaaacgtttcgtttattgtttatttcg gttatgttgagtcatggacacaaaagcgtccgcgcctgtgcgaactgt cgcaagaagaggaagatatgtgaatggtacgagatgacgtga
- the LOC126916885 gene encoding uncharacterized protein LOC126916885 isoform X5 yields the protein MSLVYVCIIIACSSLRMRENCFTLATDFQNGCLFTSSLFSKSTRYVAQARHLPDVIGNLVFLHLFQLAVVFYVLRSGSIIYLCGIPACTLPSTMINCGLDGCHTLCFTNMGLWPVFAYTLPFTIVNCSQGFHYPHYSTSSTTLHTTVMLSHGHKSVRACANCVTQEEEDM from the exons atgtctctagtatatg tgtgtataattattgcatgtagttcattgcgcatgcgtgagaactgcttcacgctcgcgacggatttccaaaatggatgtttgt ttacttcgtctttattctccaagtctacacgctacgtcgctcaagcaagacacctacccgacgtaattggcaatcttgtt ttcttgcatttgtttcagctggcagtcgtattctatgttctacggagtggatccataatttatctctgcggaattcctgcatgtacacttccttctacaatgattaattgtggactag atggctgtcatacgttatgttttacgaatatgggcttatggcctgtctttgcatatacacttccttttacaatagttaattgttcacaag gtttccattatccgcattattcgacgagcagcactacactacatactact gttatgttgagtcatggacacaaaagcgtccgcgcctgtgcgaactgtgtga cgcaagaagaggaagatatgtga
- the LOC126916885 gene encoding uncharacterized protein LOC126916885 isoform X4 encodes MSLVYVCIIIACSSLRMRENCFTLATDFQNGCLFTSSLFSKSTRYVAQARHLPDVIGNLVFLHLFQLAVVFYVLRSGSIIYLCGIPACTLPSTMINCGLDGCHTLCFTNMGLWPVFAYTLPFTIVNCSQGFHYPHYSTSSTTLHTTVMLSHGHKSVRACANCRKKRKICEWYEMT; translated from the exons atgtctctagtatatg tgtgtataattattgcatgtagttcattgcgcatgcgtgagaactgcttcacgctcgcgacggatttccaaaatggatgtttgt ttacttcgtctttattctccaagtctacacgctacgtcgctcaagcaagacacctacccgacgtaattggcaatcttgtt ttcttgcatttgtttcagctggcagtcgtattctatgttctacggagtggatccataatttatctctgcggaattcctgcatgtacacttccttctacaatgattaattgtggactag atggctgtcatacgttatgttttacgaatatgggcttatggcctgtctttgcatatacacttccttttacaatagttaattgttcacaag gtttccattatccgcattattcgacgagcagcactacactacatactact gttatgttgagtcatggacacaaaagcgtccgcgcctgtgcgaactgt cgcaagaagaggaagatatgtgaatggtacgagatgacgtga
- the LOC126916885 gene encoding uncharacterized protein LOC126916885 isoform X10: MSLVYVCIIIACSSLRMRENCFTLATDFQNGCLFTSSLFSKSTRYVAQARHLPDVIGNLVFLHLFQLAVVFYVLRSGSIIYLCGIPACTLPSTMINCGLDGCHTLCFTNMGLWPVFAYTLPFTIVNCSQGYVESWTQKRPRLCELSQEEEDM, encoded by the exons atgtctctagtatatg tgtgtataattattgcatgtagttcattgcgcatgcgtgagaactgcttcacgctcgcgacggatttccaaaatggatgtttgt ttacttcgtctttattctccaagtctacacgctacgtcgctcaagcaagacacctacccgacgtaattggcaatcttgtt ttcttgcatttgtttcagctggcagtcgtattctatgttctacggagtggatccataatttatctctgcggaattcctgcatgtacacttccttctacaatgattaattgtggactag atggctgtcatacgttatgttttacgaatatgggcttatggcctgtctttgcatatacacttccttttacaatagttaattgttcacaag gttatgttgagtcatggacacaaaagcgtccgcgcctgtgcgaactgt cgcaagaagaggaagatatgtga